The proteins below come from a single Mus musculus strain C57BL/6J chromosome 5, GRCm38.p6 C57BL/6J genomic window:
- the Smok3c gene encoding sperm motility kinase 3C isoform X1, translating to MGPGSQQKSEKLRCKPPFSNMDGFHAQYVMLETIGHGGCATVKLAQHRLTGTHVAVKTIQKRGYWCILIMSEVDLLMMADHPNVISLLQVIETKKKVYLIMELCEGKSLYQHIRKAGYLQEHEARALFKQLLSAMNYCHNQGIVHRDLKPDNIMVEKDGKVKIIDFGLSTKVKPGQKLNLFCGTYPFSAPEVLLSTPYDGPKIDVWTLGVVLYFMVTGKIPFDACSIKRLVKRILAGKYSIPSRLSAELRDLLSLLMTANPKLRPTVAEVMVHPWVTEGSGVFPDPCEEQTPLKPDPAIVKAMGHIGFQAQDIEDSLRQRKFNQTMASYCLLKKQILKECDRPTRARPVNPSVTPFPSLVDTATTCLGLRRRENEPTCPWSSANRQVSVCGKSTSKKRDRRVSWPSVLGRPRHTAPTMDHTRTRTRSVPCICSMFCTVQPNSSEESTQGHTRASAADKPVRSRGWPRGIKGWTRMIGNAMRKLCCCIPSKETSHLGQNRVSPKK from the coding sequence ATGGGCCCTGGGAGTCAACAGAAGTCAGAAAAGCTCAGATGTAAGCCTCCTTTCTCTAACATGGATGGTTTTCATGCTCAATATGTGATGCTAGAGACTATCGGCCATGGAGGCTGTGCCACAGTGAAGCTGGCCCAGCACCGCCTCACAGGCACTCATGTGGCTGTCAAAACCATTCAAAAGAGGGGGTATTGGTGCATCCTTATCATGTCTGAGGTAGACTTACTGATGATGGCCGATCATCCAAATGTCATCTCTCTCCTTCAAGTCATTGAGACCAAGAAGAAAGTATACCTCATTATGGAGTTGTGCGAGGGTAAATCACTTTACCAACACATCCGAAAAGCTGGCTACCTGCAGGAGCATGAAGCACGCGCATTATTCAAGCAGCTCTTAAGTGCTATGAACTACTGCCACAACCAGGGTATAGTTCACAGGGACCTGAAACCGGACAATATCATGGTTGAAAAAGATGGGAAAGTGAAGATCATTGATTTTGGACTCAGCACCAAAGTGAAGCCAGGGCAAAAACTCAACTTATTCTGTGGGACTTACCCATTTAGTGCTCCTGAGGTGCTCCTTAGCACACCCTATGATGGGCCCAAGATCGATGTATGGACTCTTGGAGTTGTGTTGTATTTTATGGTAACTGGAAAGATCCCGTTTGATGCTTGCAGCATAAAAAGGCTGGTAAAGCGAATTCTTGCAGGAAAGTATTCTATTCCCTCTAGACTGTCAGCAGAGCTCCGAGACCTGCTTAGTCTTTTAATGACGGCCAACCCCAAACTCAGGCCCACTGTTGCTGAGGTTATGGTGCATCCCTGGGTCACAGAAGGCTCAGGGGTGTTCCCAGATCCTTGTGAAGAACAGACCCCCCTCAAGCCAGACCCTGCGATTGTAAAAGCAATGGGACATATCGGGTTCCAAGCTCAAGATATTGAAGATTCGTTACGTCAGAGAAAATTCAACCAAACCATGGCGTCTTATTGTCTACTGAAAAAACAGATTCTTAAGGAATGTGACAGGCCAACCCGGGCTAGGCCCGTGAACCCATCGGTgaccccattcccttcccttgtTGATACTGCTACTACCTGTCTCGGACTTCGCAGGAGAGAGAATGAACCCACATGTCCCTGGTCATCCGCCAATAGGCAAGTGTCTGTCTGTGGCAAGAGTACTAgtaagaaaagagacagaagagtcaGTTGGCCCAGTGTTCTCGGCAGGCCACGCCACACGGCACCCACAATGGACCACACACGCACCCGTACTAGGAGTGTACCCTGCATTTGCTCAATGTTTTGCACAGTCCAGCCAAACAGCAGCGAAGAGAGCACACAAGGCCACACCAGAGCCTCAGCAGCAGATAAGCCTGTCCGCAGCAGGGGCTGGCCCAGAGGCATCAAGGGCTGGACGAGGATGATAGGAAATGCGATGAGGAAGCTCTGTTGCTGTATCCCATCCAAAGAGACATCTCACCTGGGGCAGAACAGAGTCTCCCCCAAAAAATAA